The following coding sequences lie in one Xiphophorus maculatus strain JP 163 A chromosome 4, X_maculatus-5.0-male, whole genome shotgun sequence genomic window:
- the LOC111608373 gene encoding NTPase KAP family P-loop domain-containing protein 1-like isoform X1: MKEVTTDNIYAYALSKTLTKVSSPATVGLYSSCQDRLYVILDQIGVYTNRESLRIEEKSEKGQKPRAVKHSVKDFLVLIVRLLFYTPVWTTENQNHHNVRFLYVNFSAWHFAGSDMLWAGIAIRLFSAMQMNFGKLQLALYRVTQYDEEDELKEKEVKDSINNWAYKIILGYPLWFVFVGIIVVPVVLLVVFFVLGFPEIQSPEGQGTEHTEVELLEGAVFICLGIPAATGLRFVFQMVNSLAFSQAHNIKKGMDNERISKRLGFMNEVRKEMWFLTQFIKFMEVFERRRIRIVLKITHLDRCSPKKIVAVLGAINILLSDEESPVLSILAANPNVLLEKVKFAENSICKEDRAHGLLNRIVTLAFTVPTMSENLKRKLFHSLNNTPGFSEDCPLRWNRHRRKTSVIEPIVVAIGESTESFSDTLEMKEDELEKMVQTILSNGEKKLNKYMLDDAISMKRTISSVWVTVIIMKLLKKEFPDPEHTAAWVVLANQWPCRFSWILQCVEDEKQRAAIDQQNMSSDDSKTLWEVFSESREELYVMRTHIEDLLEQDGDPEVFEALLKDDEFEFTLKNLEIFQVGMVNLDQSVRRELALIRGTCRLENSGWMRNIAPLPVTSLIKMTTDDICEEMERMKLDSTYRETVKKHKLNGSALVFGDTEDLKALLGMTFGEWATFKQHFLSFVSPLRPPDENMLPLPAKIHLSKLLRCVVKK; the protein is encoded by the exons ATGAAGGAGGTAACAACAG ATAATATCTATGCATACGCTCTGTCCAAGACGCTAACGAAGGTTTCATCACCGGCAACAGTGGGACTCTACTCTTCTTGTCAGGACCGACTGTATGTGATTCTCGATCAAATAGGAG tgtacACAAATCGGGAGTCTTTGAGGATTGAGGAGAAATCTGAGAAAGGACAAAAACCCCGTGCAGTCAAACATTCTGTCAAAGACTTCTTGGTTCTCATTGTGAGGTTGCTCTTCTACACACCAGTCTGGACTACGGAGAACCAGAATCACCATAATGTCAGGTTCCTTTATGTGAATTTCAGTGCTTGGCATTTTGCTGGCAGTGACATGCTATGGGCTGGGATAGCCATACGACTGTTTAGTGCCATGCAGATGAATTTTGGGAAACTGCAACTCGCACTCTATCGTGTTACTCAATATGATGAAGAGGATGAACTAAAGGAAAAG GAGGTGAAGGACAGCATCAATAACTGGGCATACAAGATTATTTTAGGCTACCCCCTGTGGTTTGTCTTCGTGGGCATCATTGTTGTCCCAGTAGTTCTCCtagttgtcttttttgttttgggttttcctGAAATACAGTCCCCAGAGGGGCAGGGGACTGAACACACTGAGGTGGAGCTACTTGAGGGTGCCGTCTTTATATGCTTAGGAATCCCAGCAGCGACAGGATTGAGGTTTGTCTTTCAGATGGTCAATAGCCTCGCCTTCAGCCAAGCTCATAACATTAAGAAAGGAATGGATAACGAACGGATCAGCAAACGATTGGGATTCATGAATGAAGTCAGGAAAGAAATGTGGTTTCTGACTCAATTCATCAAGTTCATGGAGGTGTTTGAAAGGAGGAGGATTCGTATTGTGTTGAAAATTACACATCTGGACCGTTGCTCCCCCAAGAAAATTGTTGCAGTCCTGGGGGCCATCAATATTCTACTCTCAGATGAGGAAAGCCCAGTTCTCTCCATCCTGGCTGCAAATCCAAATGTTTTGTTAGAAAAGGTGAAATTTGCAGAAAACTCCATCTGTAAAGAGGACAGAGCTCACGGACTGCTGAACCGCATAGTCACTCTGGCCTTCACAGTCCCAACAATGTCTGAAAATTTAAAGCGCAAGTTGTTTCACAGCCTAAACAACACTCCAGGATTCTCTGAAGATTGCCCCTTGAGGTGGAACAGACACAGGAGAAAGACATCTGTGATAGAGCCAATAGTGGTGGCAATTGGGGAATCAACGGAGTCCTTTTCAGATACTTTAGAAATGAAAGAGGATGAATTGGAAAAAATGGTTCAGACAATACTTAGCAACGGTGAAAAAAAGCTGAACAAGTACATGTTAGATGATGCCATCTCAATGAAGAGGACGATCAGCTCTGTCTGGGTAACGGTCATAATCATGAAGTTACTGAAAAAAGAGTTTCCTGACCCAGAGCACACTGCAGCATGGGTGGTTCTAGCCAACCAGTGGCCCTGTCGATTCAGCTGGATCCTCCAGTGTGTGGAGGATGAAAAGCAGAGAGCAGCGATTGATCAACAGAACATGAGCTCTGATGATTCAAAGACCCTTTGGGAGGTCTTCAGCGAGTCCAGGGAGGAGCTCTATGTGATGCGGACACACATCGAGGACCTCCTCGAGCAGGACGGAGATCCTGAAGTGTTCGAAGCGTTACTCAAGGATGATGAGTTTGAGTTCACCTTAAAGAACCTGGAGATCTTTCAGGTAGGGATGGTGAATCTGGATCAGTCAGTCAGGAGGGAACTGGCTCTTATCAGAGGGACATGCAGGCTGGAAAATTCTGGTTGGATGAGGAACATAGCTCCTCTTCCAGTCACAAGTCTTATCAAAATGACCACAGACGACATATGTGAAGAG atggAGAGGATGAAATTGGACAGTACGTACAGggaaacagtgaaaaaacatAAGCTCAATGGCTCTGCTCTGGTCTTTGGTGACACAGAAGATCTGAAAGCCCTCCTGGGTATGACATTTGGTGAATGGGCAACTTTCAAACAGCACTTCTTGAGTTTCGTCTCACCCCTCCGGCCACCGGACGAGAACATGCTGCCATTACCTGCCAAAATCCACCTGTCCAAGCTCCTCCGGTGTGTAGTGAAGAAATAA
- the LOC111608373 gene encoding NTPase KAP family P-loop domain-containing protein 1-like isoform X2: protein MKEVTTDNIYAYALSKTLTKVSSPATVGLYSSCQDRLYVILDQIGVYTNRESLRIEEKSEKGQKPRAVKHSVKDFLVLIVRLLFYTPVWTTENQNHHNVRFLYVNFSAWHFAGSDMLWAGIAIRLFSAMQMNFGKLQLALYRVTQYDEEDELKEKEVKDSINNWAYKIILGYPLWFVFVGIIVVPVVLLVVFFVLGFPEIQSPEGQGTEHTEVELLEGAVFICLGIPAATGLRFVFQMVNSLAFSQAHNIKKGMDNERISKRLGFMNEVRKEMWFLTQFIKFMEVFERRRIRIVLKITHLDRCSPKKIVAVLGAINILLSDEESPVLSILAANPNVLLEKVKFAENSICKEDRAHGLLNRIVTLAFTVPTMSENLKRKLFHSLNNTPGFSEDCPLRWNRHRRKTSVIEPIVVAIGESTESFSDTLEMKEDELEKMVQTILSNGEKKLNKYMLDDAISMKRTISSVWVTVIIMKLLKKEFPDPEHTAAWVVLANQWPCRFSWILQCVEDEKQRAAIDQQNMSSDDSKTLWEVFSESREELYVMRTHIEDLLEQDGDPEVFEALLKDDEFEFTLKNLEIFQMERMKLDSTYRETVKKHKLNGSALVFGDTEDLKALLGMTFGEWATFKQHFLSFVSPLRPPDENMLPLPAKIHLSKLLRCVVKK from the exons ATGAAGGAGGTAACAACAG ATAATATCTATGCATACGCTCTGTCCAAGACGCTAACGAAGGTTTCATCACCGGCAACAGTGGGACTCTACTCTTCTTGTCAGGACCGACTGTATGTGATTCTCGATCAAATAGGAG tgtacACAAATCGGGAGTCTTTGAGGATTGAGGAGAAATCTGAGAAAGGACAAAAACCCCGTGCAGTCAAACATTCTGTCAAAGACTTCTTGGTTCTCATTGTGAGGTTGCTCTTCTACACACCAGTCTGGACTACGGAGAACCAGAATCACCATAATGTCAGGTTCCTTTATGTGAATTTCAGTGCTTGGCATTTTGCTGGCAGTGACATGCTATGGGCTGGGATAGCCATACGACTGTTTAGTGCCATGCAGATGAATTTTGGGAAACTGCAACTCGCACTCTATCGTGTTACTCAATATGATGAAGAGGATGAACTAAAGGAAAAG GAGGTGAAGGACAGCATCAATAACTGGGCATACAAGATTATTTTAGGCTACCCCCTGTGGTTTGTCTTCGTGGGCATCATTGTTGTCCCAGTAGTTCTCCtagttgtcttttttgttttgggttttcctGAAATACAGTCCCCAGAGGGGCAGGGGACTGAACACACTGAGGTGGAGCTACTTGAGGGTGCCGTCTTTATATGCTTAGGAATCCCAGCAGCGACAGGATTGAGGTTTGTCTTTCAGATGGTCAATAGCCTCGCCTTCAGCCAAGCTCATAACATTAAGAAAGGAATGGATAACGAACGGATCAGCAAACGATTGGGATTCATGAATGAAGTCAGGAAAGAAATGTGGTTTCTGACTCAATTCATCAAGTTCATGGAGGTGTTTGAAAGGAGGAGGATTCGTATTGTGTTGAAAATTACACATCTGGACCGTTGCTCCCCCAAGAAAATTGTTGCAGTCCTGGGGGCCATCAATATTCTACTCTCAGATGAGGAAAGCCCAGTTCTCTCCATCCTGGCTGCAAATCCAAATGTTTTGTTAGAAAAGGTGAAATTTGCAGAAAACTCCATCTGTAAAGAGGACAGAGCTCACGGACTGCTGAACCGCATAGTCACTCTGGCCTTCACAGTCCCAACAATGTCTGAAAATTTAAAGCGCAAGTTGTTTCACAGCCTAAACAACACTCCAGGATTCTCTGAAGATTGCCCCTTGAGGTGGAACAGACACAGGAGAAAGACATCTGTGATAGAGCCAATAGTGGTGGCAATTGGGGAATCAACGGAGTCCTTTTCAGATACTTTAGAAATGAAAGAGGATGAATTGGAAAAAATGGTTCAGACAATACTTAGCAACGGTGAAAAAAAGCTGAACAAGTACATGTTAGATGATGCCATCTCAATGAAGAGGACGATCAGCTCTGTCTGGGTAACGGTCATAATCATGAAGTTACTGAAAAAAGAGTTTCCTGACCCAGAGCACACTGCAGCATGGGTGGTTCTAGCCAACCAGTGGCCCTGTCGATTCAGCTGGATCCTCCAGTGTGTGGAGGATGAAAAGCAGAGAGCAGCGATTGATCAACAGAACATGAGCTCTGATGATTCAAAGACCCTTTGGGAGGTCTTCAGCGAGTCCAGGGAGGAGCTCTATGTGATGCGGACACACATCGAGGACCTCCTCGAGCAGGACGGAGATCCTGAAGTGTTCGAAGCGTTACTCAAGGATGATGAGTTTGAGTTCACCTTAAAGAACCTGGAGATCTTTCAG atggAGAGGATGAAATTGGACAGTACGTACAGggaaacagtgaaaaaacatAAGCTCAATGGCTCTGCTCTGGTCTTTGGTGACACAGAAGATCTGAAAGCCCTCCTGGGTATGACATTTGGTGAATGGGCAACTTTCAAACAGCACTTCTTGAGTTTCGTCTCACCCCTCCGGCCACCGGACGAGAACATGCTGCCATTACCTGCCAAAATCCACCTGTCCAAGCTCCTCCGGTGTGTAGTGAAGAAATAA
- the LOC102220881 gene encoding LIM and senescent cell antigen-like-containing domain protein 1 isoform X1 → MLGVAGMTGSFANALVSAACERCKSGFAPTEKIVNSNGELYHEQCFVCAQCFQQFPEGLFYEFEGRKYCEHDFQMLFAPCCHQCGEFIIGRVIKAMNNSWHPDCFCCDICQAVLADVGFVKNAGRHLCRPCHNREKARGLGKYICQKCHAIIEEQPLIFKNDPYHPDHFNCNNCGKELTADARELKGELFCLPCHDKMGVPICGACRRPIEGRVVNAMGKQWHVEHFVCAKCEKPFLGHRHYERKGLAYCETHYNQLFGDVCYHCNRVIEGDVVSALNKAWCVTCFSCSTCNTKLTLKDKFVEIDLKPVCKHCYEHLPEELKRRLARRERDAKDRRKKPAVCL, encoded by the exons CTTTGCGAATGCCCTGGTCAGCGCAGCCTGTGAGCGGTGTAAAAGTGGCTTTGCTCCAACTGAGAAAATCGTCAACAGTAATGGAGAGCTTTACCACGAGCAGTGCTTTGTCTGCGCCCAGTGTTTCCAGCAGTTTCCAGAAGGACTCTTCTATGAG TTTGAAGGCAGGAAATACTGTGAGCATGACTTCCAGATGCTCTTCGCACCTTGCTGCCACCAGTGTG ggGAGTTCATCATTGGACGTGTCATTAAGGCCATGAACAACAGTTGGCACCCTGACTGCTTCTGCTGCGATATTTGTCAGGCAGTACTTGCAGATGTGGGATTTGTCAAAAATGCTGGCAG GCACTTGTGTCGTCCATGCCATAATCGGGAGAAGGCTCGGGGCCTAGGCAAGTATATCTGCCAGAAGTGCCATGCTATTATTGAAGAGCAGCCGCTGATCTTTAAGAATGATCCATATCACCCTGACCACTTCAACTGTAACAACTGCGG AAAAGAGTTGACTGCTGATGCAAGAGAACTGAAAGGGGAGCTCTTCTGTTTGCCCTGCCATGATAAGATGGGTGTGCCAATCTGTGGCGCCTGCAGGAGGCCCATTGAGGGACGTGTGGTCAATGCCATGGGCAAGCAGTGGCATGTGGAG CACTTTGTTTGTGCCAAATGTGAGAAACCTTTCCTCGGTCACCGCCATTATGAGAGAAAAGGTTTGGCTTACTGTGAGACGCATTACAATCAG CTCTTTGGGGACGTGTGTTATCACTGCAACCGTGTGATTGAAGGCGATG TTGTGTCTGCTCTCAACAAAGCCTGGTGTGTCACTTGTTTCTCCTGCTCCACCTGCAACACCAAGCTCACTCTCAA AGATAAGTTTGTTgaaattgacttaaaaccagTGTGTAAGCATTGCTATGAGCACTTGCCTGAGGAGCTGAAACGCAGACTTGCTCGGCGTGAACGTGACGCTAAAGATCGCAGGAAAAAGCCGGCAGTGTGCCTGTAG
- the LOC111608373 gene encoding NTPase KAP family P-loop domain-containing protein 1-like isoform X3, translated as MLWAGIAIRLFSAMQMNFGKLQLALYRVTQYDEEDELKEKEVKDSINNWAYKIILGYPLWFVFVGIIVVPVVLLVVFFVLGFPEIQSPEGQGTEHTEVELLEGAVFICLGIPAATGLRFVFQMVNSLAFSQAHNIKKGMDNERISKRLGFMNEVRKEMWFLTQFIKFMEVFERRRIRIVLKITHLDRCSPKKIVAVLGAINILLSDEESPVLSILAANPNVLLEKVKFAENSICKEDRAHGLLNRIVTLAFTVPTMSENLKRKLFHSLNNTPGFSEDCPLRWNRHRRKTSVIEPIVVAIGESTESFSDTLEMKEDELEKMVQTILSNGEKKLNKYMLDDAISMKRTISSVWVTVIIMKLLKKEFPDPEHTAAWVVLANQWPCRFSWILQCVEDEKQRAAIDQQNMSSDDSKTLWEVFSESREELYVMRTHIEDLLEQDGDPEVFEALLKDDEFEFTLKNLEIFQVGMVNLDQSVRRELALIRGTCRLENSGWMRNIAPLPVTSLIKMTTDDICEEMERMKLDSTYRETVKKHKLNGSALVFGDTEDLKALLGMTFGEWATFKQHFLSFVSPLRPPDENMLPLPAKIHLSKLLRCVVKK; from the exons ATGCTATGGGCTGGGATAGCCATACGACTGTTTAGTGCCATGCAGATGAATTTTGGGAAACTGCAACTCGCACTCTATCGTGTTACTCAATATGATGAAGAGGATGAACTAAAGGAAAAG GAGGTGAAGGACAGCATCAATAACTGGGCATACAAGATTATTTTAGGCTACCCCCTGTGGTTTGTCTTCGTGGGCATCATTGTTGTCCCAGTAGTTCTCCtagttgtcttttttgttttgggttttcctGAAATACAGTCCCCAGAGGGGCAGGGGACTGAACACACTGAGGTGGAGCTACTTGAGGGTGCCGTCTTTATATGCTTAGGAATCCCAGCAGCGACAGGATTGAGGTTTGTCTTTCAGATGGTCAATAGCCTCGCCTTCAGCCAAGCTCATAACATTAAGAAAGGAATGGATAACGAACGGATCAGCAAACGATTGGGATTCATGAATGAAGTCAGGAAAGAAATGTGGTTTCTGACTCAATTCATCAAGTTCATGGAGGTGTTTGAAAGGAGGAGGATTCGTATTGTGTTGAAAATTACACATCTGGACCGTTGCTCCCCCAAGAAAATTGTTGCAGTCCTGGGGGCCATCAATATTCTACTCTCAGATGAGGAAAGCCCAGTTCTCTCCATCCTGGCTGCAAATCCAAATGTTTTGTTAGAAAAGGTGAAATTTGCAGAAAACTCCATCTGTAAAGAGGACAGAGCTCACGGACTGCTGAACCGCATAGTCACTCTGGCCTTCACAGTCCCAACAATGTCTGAAAATTTAAAGCGCAAGTTGTTTCACAGCCTAAACAACACTCCAGGATTCTCTGAAGATTGCCCCTTGAGGTGGAACAGACACAGGAGAAAGACATCTGTGATAGAGCCAATAGTGGTGGCAATTGGGGAATCAACGGAGTCCTTTTCAGATACTTTAGAAATGAAAGAGGATGAATTGGAAAAAATGGTTCAGACAATACTTAGCAACGGTGAAAAAAAGCTGAACAAGTACATGTTAGATGATGCCATCTCAATGAAGAGGACGATCAGCTCTGTCTGGGTAACGGTCATAATCATGAAGTTACTGAAAAAAGAGTTTCCTGACCCAGAGCACACTGCAGCATGGGTGGTTCTAGCCAACCAGTGGCCCTGTCGATTCAGCTGGATCCTCCAGTGTGTGGAGGATGAAAAGCAGAGAGCAGCGATTGATCAACAGAACATGAGCTCTGATGATTCAAAGACCCTTTGGGAGGTCTTCAGCGAGTCCAGGGAGGAGCTCTATGTGATGCGGACACACATCGAGGACCTCCTCGAGCAGGACGGAGATCCTGAAGTGTTCGAAGCGTTACTCAAGGATGATGAGTTTGAGTTCACCTTAAAGAACCTGGAGATCTTTCAGGTAGGGATGGTGAATCTGGATCAGTCAGTCAGGAGGGAACTGGCTCTTATCAGAGGGACATGCAGGCTGGAAAATTCTGGTTGGATGAGGAACATAGCTCCTCTTCCAGTCACAAGTCTTATCAAAATGACCACAGACGACATATGTGAAGAG atggAGAGGATGAAATTGGACAGTACGTACAGggaaacagtgaaaaaacatAAGCTCAATGGCTCTGCTCTGGTCTTTGGTGACACAGAAGATCTGAAAGCCCTCCTGGGTATGACATTTGGTGAATGGGCAACTTTCAAACAGCACTTCTTGAGTTTCGTCTCACCCCTCCGGCCACCGGACGAGAACATGCTGCCATTACCTGCCAAAATCCACCTGTCCAAGCTCCTCCGGTGTGTAGTGAAGAAATAA
- the LOC102220881 gene encoding LIM and senescent cell antigen-like-containing domain protein 1 isoform X2 produces MLGVAGMTGSFANALVSAACERCKSGFAPTEKIVNSNGELYHEQCFVCAQCFQQFPEGLFYEFEGRKYCEHDFQMLFAPCCHQCGEFIIGRVIKAMNNSWHPDCFCCDICQAVLADVGFVKNAGRHLCRPCHNREKARGLGKYICQKCHAIIEEQPLIFKNDPYHPDHFNCNNCGKELTADARELKGELFCLPCHDKMGVPICGACRRPIEGRVVNAMGKQWHVEHFVCAKCEKPFLGHRHYERKGLAYCETHYNQLFGDVCYHCNRVIEGDVVSALNKAWCVTCFSCSTCNTKLTLKNKFVEFDMKPVCKKCYEKFPLELKKRLKKLAESLGRK; encoded by the exons CTTTGCGAATGCCCTGGTCAGCGCAGCCTGTGAGCGGTGTAAAAGTGGCTTTGCTCCAACTGAGAAAATCGTCAACAGTAATGGAGAGCTTTACCACGAGCAGTGCTTTGTCTGCGCCCAGTGTTTCCAGCAGTTTCCAGAAGGACTCTTCTATGAG TTTGAAGGCAGGAAATACTGTGAGCATGACTTCCAGATGCTCTTCGCACCTTGCTGCCACCAGTGTG ggGAGTTCATCATTGGACGTGTCATTAAGGCCATGAACAACAGTTGGCACCCTGACTGCTTCTGCTGCGATATTTGTCAGGCAGTACTTGCAGATGTGGGATTTGTCAAAAATGCTGGCAG GCACTTGTGTCGTCCATGCCATAATCGGGAGAAGGCTCGGGGCCTAGGCAAGTATATCTGCCAGAAGTGCCATGCTATTATTGAAGAGCAGCCGCTGATCTTTAAGAATGATCCATATCACCCTGACCACTTCAACTGTAACAACTGCGG AAAAGAGTTGACTGCTGATGCAAGAGAACTGAAAGGGGAGCTCTTCTGTTTGCCCTGCCATGATAAGATGGGTGTGCCAATCTGTGGCGCCTGCAGGAGGCCCATTGAGGGACGTGTGGTCAATGCCATGGGCAAGCAGTGGCATGTGGAG CACTTTGTTTGTGCCAAATGTGAGAAACCTTTCCTCGGTCACCGCCATTATGAGAGAAAAGGTTTGGCTTACTGTGAGACGCATTACAATCAG CTCTTTGGGGACGTGTGTTATCACTGCAACCGTGTGATTGAAGGCGATG TTGTGTCTGCTCTCAACAAAGCCTGGTGTGTCACTTGTTTCTCCTGCTCCACCTGCAACACCAAGCTCACTCTCAA GAACAAGTTTGTAGAGTTTGACATGAAGCCTGTTTGTAAAAAGTGTTATGAGAAGTTTCCGCTTGAGCTCAAGAAAAGGCTCAAGAAGCTGGCGGAGTCATTGGGACGGAAATGA